A single genomic interval of Anopheles marshallii chromosome 2, idAnoMarsDA_429_01, whole genome shotgun sequence harbors:
- the LOC128718523 gene encoding uncharacterized protein LOC128718523 has product MIEMNEFSRLLLREARKEYQLILGRCNDFGFEYVIQRPPQARICFGSSIAREAVPLRGPAMDTLMRRRQPELLGENLAPGCHNIAYDSGTPDAHPALRKRISRKGYGPLAATSVRFNFEEVSNSPGVGDYELVARKQSKPKQSAKPFGSGTDERAKDHSLAYPGVGTYLFKTRKDIRNHSFGGTIKIMPAARTICKTDNFDRCQRCDERPEVDYWKNLRTERCLCRRCMVKELDEARCHSKSNSEQTKRMETLTEYKRVRHCAYYHRHDKTSAAIQFISNKQLKRKFRLENYLSMFE; this is encoded by the exons ATGATCGAAATGAACGAGTTCTCCCGTTTGCTTCTTCGGGAAGCTCGCAAGGAATATCAGCTTATTCTTGGGCGCTGTAATGACTTCG GTTTCGAGTACGTCATTCAACGTCCACCCCAGGCAAGGATCTGCTTCGGTTCCAGCATCGCGCGGGAAGCGGTACCCCTGCGTGGACCAGCCATGGATACCTTGATGCGCCGACGGCAGCCGGAACTTTTGGGTGAAAATCTTGCGCCGGGTTGTCACAACATCGCATACGATTCGGGAACACCGGACGCACATCCTGCCTTACGCAAACGGATCAGCCGTAAAGGCTATGGACCGCTGGCCGCTACCAGTGTGCGGTTTAACTTCGAAGAGGTGAGCAACAGCCCGGGTGTGGGCGATTACGAGCTGGTGGCACGGAAGcaatcgaaaccgaaacaatCGGCCAAACCGTTTGGCAGTGGAACGGACGAACGTGCGAAGGATCATTCGCTTGCGTATCCTGG CGTTGGTACATATCTCTTCAAAACTCGCAAGGATATTCGGAATCATTCGTTTGGGGGTACCATCAAAATTATGCCGGCCGCCCGAACGATCTGCAAGACGGATAATTTCGACCGTTGCCAACGGTGTGACGAACGTCCGGAGGTGGACTACTGGAAGAATCTTCGAACGGAGCGCTGTCTGTGTCGGCGTTGTATGGTGAAAGAACTCGACGAAGCCCGGTGCCATTCGAAGAGCAATTCCGAACAGACGAAACGCATGGAAACGTTGACGGAATATAAG CGTGTGCGACACTGTGCATATTACCATCGGCATGATAAGACCAGTGCCGCGATACAATTCATTAGTAACAAGCAGTTGAAGCGAAAGTTTCGTCTGGAAAATTATCTATCAATGTTTGAATAG